The Mesotoga infera genome contains the following window.
TGTAAGTTCTGTAGTAGTAGACTTTGTTTGTCAAGTCTCTTACTACAGACCAATAAGCAATATCTCTTGAAACTACCATTCCAAGTTCTTCATTGACTACGAGCCCTTCAGGAATGTCCAGAGCATTAAGGATGTGCCAGGCCAAAGTTACCGCCTCTTCTGAATGTTTTGGCTTCACTTCTCCATGAGAGTAGAAGGCAGCCCTCACAAATCGGCTTGGAGATGTGTTGTCCCCGGGAAGCCCGAGCAATCCAGTTCCGTTTCCAGTTCCGACTATTTTGAAGTCCCCGAGTTTGGAGCTCTTGATGTTTACCGGAGTCAAGTCTACGTAGTTCGATAGATTCTGAAGATGCCAGTCGAATGTGGGATTGTTTGTAATTACTCCAAGAGGGTTTTCATGAATGTTCAGTTCACCTTCAACGCATTCTATTACAATGCAGCCGCCCTGCGCATCATAGACAATGTGGTGAAGGGGCATAA
Protein-coding sequences here:
- a CDS encoding linear amide C-N hydrolase → MPLHHIVYDAQGGCIVIECVEGELNIHENPLGVITNNPTFDWHLQNLSNYVDLTPVNIKSSKLGDFKIVGTGNGTGLLGLPGDNTSPSRFVRAAFYSHGEVKPKHSEEAVTLAWHILNALDIPEGLVVNEELGMVVSRDIAYWSVVRDLTNKVYYYRTYSDLNIRKVELDRIDFSSGNIRFLKMSHEQNYVDVTDAVK